Proteins encoded together in one Acipenser ruthenus chromosome 22, fAciRut3.2 maternal haplotype, whole genome shotgun sequence window:
- the LOC117431691 gene encoding nucleophosmin-like, translating into MEDSMASEMDMGPIRPQNFLFACELKAAKEFKFNPDENGSEHQLSLRTVCVDGSTKDELHVVEVEGLNAEGEQIKATLAALKPSVHPTVSLGGFEITPPVVFRLKKGSGPIHISGQHLVALDNDMSSDEDDEDEEEMEDYKTAIKRPANVQATKTIQKKMKLEEEDEDEEDDDDYDEEDDEDDDDDEEDDDDDEETPVKTKPPQKTPTKGAPKENGKQSKPSTPAQKQEPKTPDGKGKQGPKPKTPKSPKGPMSISAIKEKMQSTFKGGSLPKVETKFENFVKNCFKVEDQKIIQDLWKWRQTLVEKK; encoded by the exons ATGGAAGACAGCATGGCATCCGAAATGGACATGGGGCCAATCCGGCCACAGAACTTCTTATTCG CCTGTGAACTGAAGGCGGCAAAAGAATTCAAATTTAATCCCGATGAAAACGGAAGTGAGCACCAGCTGTCCCTTCGAACG GTATGCGTGGATGGGAGCACGAAAGATGAGCTGCATGTGGTTGAGGTTGAGGGGTTGAACGCCGAAGGTGAACAAATCAAAGCTACGCTGGCAGCACTGAAACCATCCGTCCATCCCACA GTGTCTCTTGGCGGCTTCGAGATCACGCCCCCTGTTGTGTTCAGATTGAAGAAAGGCTCGGGTCCCATCCACATCAGCGGCCAGCACCTTGTTG CTCTAGATAATGACATGTCCTCTGATGAAGacgatgaggatgaggaggaaatGGAGGACTACAAGACCGCGATTAAGAGGCCAGCAAACGTGCAGGCAACTAAAACAATTCAG aaaaaaatgaaattggaggaggaggatgaagatGAGGAGGATGACGATGATTATGACGAAGA ggatgatgaggatgatgatgatgatgaagaggatgatgatgacgatgaggAGACTCCAGTTAAGACCAAG CCCCCACAGAAAACCCCAACAAAGGGAGCTCCCAAAGAGAATGGCAAGCAGTCCAAACCTTCAACAccagcacaaaaacaggaacctaaG ACACCAGATGGCAAAGGAAAGCAAGGCCCGAAGCCCAAGACCCCAAAGTCTCCAAAAGGTCCAATGAGTATATCGGCTATTAAGGAGAAGATGCAGTCTACCTTTAAG GGTGGTAGCCTTCCAAAAGTTGAAACCAAATTTGAGAACTTCGTAAAGAACTGCTTCAAAGTGGAGGACCAGAAG atTATTCAGGATCTTTGGAAATGGAGACAGACACTTGTGGAGAAGAAATAA
- the LOC131699454 gene encoding fibroblast growth factor 18-like isoform X1 codes for MRSLLSALTCLCVQAMVVLCSPLQVGDTPPPFTVISSPTQPRGSHAGGNPPVTQKQRDLGQDLNSKLPLQQVLADENVDFRIHVENQTRARDDMSRKQLRVYQLYSRTSGKHVQVLDRRISARGEDGDKYAQLVVETDTFGSQVRIKGKATDYYLCMNRRGKLVGKVNDKSKECVFVEKVLENNYTALMSAKYSGWYVGFTKKGRPRKGPRTQENQQDVHFMKRYPKGVPPDPQRPFRYTTVSKRTKRIRPANPS; via the exons ATGCGGTCCCTCCTGTCAGCACTCACTTGCCT ATGTGTCCAGGCCATGGTGGTGCTGTGCAGTCCACTCCAGGTAGGAGACACTCCACCTCCTTTCACTGTCATCTCATCTCCAACCCAACCCAGAGGCTCCCATGCGGGGGGAAACCCCCCAGTTACACAGAAGCAGAGAGATCTGGGGCAGGATCTAAACTCTAAACTGCCCCTACAG CAGGTCCTGGCAGATGAGAATGTGGATTTCCGGATTCACGTGGAGAATCAGACGCGGGCACGAGACGATATGAGCAGGAAACAGCTGCGAGTCTACCAGCTGTACAGCCGCACCAGCGGGAAGCACGTGCAGGTGCTGGACCGCCGGATCAGCGCACGAGGGGAGGACGGAGACAAATATG CCCAGCTCGTTGTGGAAACGGACACGTTTGGGAGCCAGGTGCGAATCAAAGGCAAAGCTACGGACTATTACCTCTGCATGAACCGGAGAGGCAAGCTAGTGGGCAAG GTGAACGACAAGAGCAAAGAGTGTGTATTTGTGGAGAAGGTGCTGGAGAATAACTACACAGCCCTGATGTCAGCCAAGTACTCAGGCTGGTACGTTGGCTTCACCAAGAAAGGGCGCCCACGCAAAGGCCCGCGCACCCAGGAGAACCAGCAGGACGTGCACTTCATGAAGCGTTACCCCAAAGGGGTACCTCCAGACCCCCAGAGGCCCTTCCGCTACACCACAGTCAGCAAGCGGACTAAACGCATCCGCCCAGCCAACCCTAGTTAG
- the LOC131699454 gene encoding fibroblast growth factor 18-like isoform X2 — protein sequence MRSLLSALTCLCVQAMVVLCSPLQVGDTPPPFTVISSPTQPRGSHAGGNPPVTQKQRDLGQDLNSKLPLQVLADENVDFRIHVENQTRARDDMSRKQLRVYQLYSRTSGKHVQVLDRRISARGEDGDKYAQLVVETDTFGSQVRIKGKATDYYLCMNRRGKLVGKVNDKSKECVFVEKVLENNYTALMSAKYSGWYVGFTKKGRPRKGPRTQENQQDVHFMKRYPKGVPPDPQRPFRYTTVSKRTKRIRPANPS from the exons ATGCGGTCCCTCCTGTCAGCACTCACTTGCCT ATGTGTCCAGGCCATGGTGGTGCTGTGCAGTCCACTCCAGGTAGGAGACACTCCACCTCCTTTCACTGTCATCTCATCTCCAACCCAACCCAGAGGCTCCCATGCGGGGGGAAACCCCCCAGTTACACAGAAGCAGAGAGATCTGGGGCAGGATCTAAACTCTAAACTGCCCCTACAG GTCCTGGCAGATGAGAATGTGGATTTCCGGATTCACGTGGAGAATCAGACGCGGGCACGAGACGATATGAGCAGGAAACAGCTGCGAGTCTACCAGCTGTACAGCCGCACCAGCGGGAAGCACGTGCAGGTGCTGGACCGCCGGATCAGCGCACGAGGGGAGGACGGAGACAAATATG CCCAGCTCGTTGTGGAAACGGACACGTTTGGGAGCCAGGTGCGAATCAAAGGCAAAGCTACGGACTATTACCTCTGCATGAACCGGAGAGGCAAGCTAGTGGGCAAG GTGAACGACAAGAGCAAAGAGTGTGTATTTGTGGAGAAGGTGCTGGAGAATAACTACACAGCCCTGATGTCAGCCAAGTACTCAGGCTGGTACGTTGGCTTCACCAAGAAAGGGCGCCCACGCAAAGGCCCGCGCACCCAGGAGAACCAGCAGGACGTGCACTTCATGAAGCGTTACCCCAAAGGGGTACCTCCAGACCCCCAGAGGCCCTTCCGCTACACCACAGTCAGCAAGCGGACTAAACGCATCCGCCCAGCCAACCCTAGTTAG
- the LOC131699454 gene encoding fibroblast growth factor 18-like isoform X3 yields MRSLLSALTCLCVQAMVVLCSPLQVLADENVDFRIHVENQTRARDDMSRKQLRVYQLYSRTSGKHVQVLDRRISARGEDGDKYAQLVVETDTFGSQVRIKGKATDYYLCMNRRGKLVGKVNDKSKECVFVEKVLENNYTALMSAKYSGWYVGFTKKGRPRKGPRTQENQQDVHFMKRYPKGVPPDPQRPFRYTTVSKRTKRIRPANPS; encoded by the exons ATGCGGTCCCTCCTGTCAGCACTCACTTGCCT ATGTGTCCAGGCCATGGTGGTGCTGTGCAGTCCACTCCAG GTCCTGGCAGATGAGAATGTGGATTTCCGGATTCACGTGGAGAATCAGACGCGGGCACGAGACGATATGAGCAGGAAACAGCTGCGAGTCTACCAGCTGTACAGCCGCACCAGCGGGAAGCACGTGCAGGTGCTGGACCGCCGGATCAGCGCACGAGGGGAGGACGGAGACAAATATG CCCAGCTCGTTGTGGAAACGGACACGTTTGGGAGCCAGGTGCGAATCAAAGGCAAAGCTACGGACTATTACCTCTGCATGAACCGGAGAGGCAAGCTAGTGGGCAAG GTGAACGACAAGAGCAAAGAGTGTGTATTTGTGGAGAAGGTGCTGGAGAATAACTACACAGCCCTGATGTCAGCCAAGTACTCAGGCTGGTACGTTGGCTTCACCAAGAAAGGGCGCCCACGCAAAGGCCCGCGCACCCAGGAGAACCAGCAGGACGTGCACTTCATGAAGCGTTACCCCAAAGGGGTACCTCCAGACCCCCAGAGGCCCTTCCGCTACACCACAGTCAGCAAGCGGACTAAACGCATCCGCCCAGCCAACCCTAGTTAG